GTTGTTTACTTTTTATAGAGCAGCCTTTTGCCTCACAAGTGCCAGAATATAATTTGGTTTTGTCCATTACTTCCTGTACTGTCTTCATCTGCAGCACAAACCCTTGCTATGCTTGCTGGTTTTGTAATCTTGGTACCATTATGTTTCTGGATTACATATTGTTTTGTAAAGCAACAACTCATAATTTTTTAGGTGGACTTTCTAGGTTTAGGGCTTGTGTTCTCTCAATCTTGAAATATTATTGTGAAGATTTGATATGCTTGTTCGATGTGCATGATCATTTCAGTACTCCCATCGTTACTCCAACAAAGATGGTGTCTGTCAAAATGGAGCTCGTATGAAAGAGTTGATTGATGATGAGATGTCCAAAAGAACAAAGGATCGATGCAACGGACCAAGTGTGGTGGCCAGACTGATGGGAATGGATGCACTACCTTCAGACATCAAGCCTGTGATCCATGCGAAGGAGCCGAATGACATGAAGAAACCAAGAAAGGAGCTTGCCAGTATCTCTTCTAATCAGCAAGCCTCGCTAATCTTGAAAACCATGAGACAGTCGAATGAGTTTTTGCCTTATCAAATCGAGCAAGATTTTGATCAGCATACCAAGGACCATGATATGGATAAACCACAACCAAGAGAGCATCCTCAAGAGGAATTATTGCAGAAGTTCAAGAAGGAATTTGAGGAATGGCAAGCATCCAAGGCATGGGAGAGATCAGTGACCCTTGAACTCGGAAATGACCTTCGAAAGGAAAAACATATAAACACGTCTCCACAAGAAATTCTCAACAGTTTTGTGGATGCCAAGAGAAATTCATTTGTGAAGAAAACCACAGAGTTCAAACGTCATGTTCCATCAGCTAGACTAGACACACATTGGGAACAAGAGGACCTTCTGAGTTCTGAAGCTTCTGTGAGTAAACATAGTGAAACTGGACTAACAAAAGACAATTTTTTCGGAGACAATGCACGAAGTAAGTCCTTTGCTCCTAAATCTGATCATGAGATGGTGATATCTACTTTGCCACGAAGGATAGTGATTCTTAGACCTGATTACGAGATGAATGACAACACTGAAGAGTCCTGCTTATGCTCACCTGTGATGTTACAGAAAGGAAAGAACATGCATGATTTCCTTGAACAGGTCAAGGAAAGACTCATTATTGAAATTGAAGGGAAACCCAGCCTTGAGACCACAACTATATGGGCTCAGTCTGAGGCTTTTGCCAGCGAAAGATTATCTGATTGCAAACAAATTGTACCAAAAACTGTCAAAGGGTTAAGTGAATCTTTTTCTATAGGTAACAAGACTACATTGATGCAATCAAGATCGACAAGGTCATATAGAAACGAAGTCCAATTCAGTGGACGGAGTTCCCCAGAGTTTATCCACCAGGATTCTAAAAAACTAATGTCAGAAAGGTTGAAGAATGTCCAGAAGGATGACATAGATATAATGGATCCTTTAATTTCCAGTGGGAGACTAATTACATCGATTTCAAGCAAAGAAGCAGAGAAATTCAATTCTATGCAGTATCTTTCCAAGAAGAGCAGTAAAAAGGTAGCCTCCtgggaagagaagaaatttctaaATGAGTCAAAATCTTTTAGACATGACCAGGAGCAGGCATTTGATGTTGGTGATGAGTCTCCACGGAATCTTTTCAGATCATTTTCTGCTCCTGTTTCTCGAACTGCTTTTGGGAAACTTCTTTTGGAAGACAGGAATGCAACGGCAGCAGTCCACATCTGCAGGAAACATGAAGCATCTGAAAATGACTTAATGGAAGCGAGGAAAAAGACGAAAGATGGGCTTAACATAAAAAACAGAGTTTCAAGCttgaaacaaaattttacattaaagGGTAAGCTTTTTGGGAAGAGGATCCAATTGATGGATGAATCAAGTGAAGATGAATTTCTATTCATGAAAGATACTGAAACTTCACCTTTTGTCATTAACTTTGGCTTTGAACAGGCAAGTTCTATGTTAAAAATTAGTTGATCCTTTCATAAGATTTGTTTATCTGATTGGATCTGATGATCTCAGGAGAACTCAACTGAGGTTCCACCAAGCCCAGCATCAGTGTGCAGCAGCCCCCATGATGAGATCTGTAGGCCTTACTATCCAAGTCCAGTATCTCCACTGGAGGCACTGTTCCATGAAGACCATCCTTCCTTACCAGCTTCAGGAGAACCAAACTCAAATATTCCTGGTAGGGACTTCCTTAACATCTCTGTCACTCTCATGCCTGTTAGTATAACATATTTATCAGCATAAATTATCTATTCTCCCTCAGAACAATCAATGCATTTGAAAGGAACATCCTTGCGCATAGACATCCAGAGGCCCATAACTTATAAGCAGCAAGCGATCAGTGTTTGGTGGTCCTTTAAGATGCTAATGCAATAAAACTAGCACATCAAGTATCATGTTAGCATCTGCTATCTTGTCTGCATCTGACATATAAATGCAAAATAAAGCTGAAGAAGAAAAGGATTGCATAAGCAGCCATCTTTAGAATCTTCCACATGTATGGAGTAGTTTTAATTTCATAGAGCAGCTGTGATGTTTGAAAGAATTTAACTACGATATTCTTCTTGTCTTTTCCAGAGTCAAATTTGCTAGAAGAAGTTGACTATGAAAGATCTGAGGAAGCAACAGATGAATTAAAACCTGCTGAAGATGAACTTCCCGAGATAGAAGGCAACGCAAAAGCTTATATAAGAGATATCCTCATTACTTGTGGCCTGTTTGAAAGAAATCACTTTAATCAGTGCCTCTGggagtgggataccccaagaaaaccaaTTCCTATATTGGTGTTTGATGAAGTCGAGGAAACATATCGAAGAAATGACAAGCTGGAGAGTAGGACAACCCTCATTTGTGAGGGCGAAGATGCTGACTTTAGTCATAGAATTCTATTCAGTTTGCTGAACGAGGCATTGCTAAGGGTTACGCAGAATTCAAAGCCTGGCTCTACAGTGAAGAAATGGTTCCCTGGTCCCGGAAGAGTACCACAAGGGGACCAACTCTTGGACAGCTTGTGGCATCTGATTCAAGTGTACATCAACCCACCTGTGGATGAATCACATCCTTTAGAGAGCATTGTAGCCCAAGAGATGAATCAAACTTCGTGGTCTGGTATGTTGCATGAGGATGTCGATATAATCTCAGTGGAGATAGAGCTTTTAATTGTAGAAAATTTGATTGATGAGCTTGTATGTAGTTTGTCATAGTCATTCATAGTCTCCTATGTTTGTGTTTGggatgatgctgctgctgcttctttttTCTATCTGTGAATCCAGTGTCAATATTGTCTTGTTAATCTTTGTATAGAGAAAAATATTGGTACAGCTTTGTGAAAGTATGTTTTCTAAAGTGCTTGTCTCAAGAAAAGTTCATCAGTATTGGGTGTTAATTGATGCTGAATGATATCAATTGTAGCTGGACATTTTGTGTTATTCCTTGTTCGATGTTGGATGACATCTATTCCTTATTAACATTCTTTTTAGACCAAGAACAAATGAGTTAGATGGTAGAGAATGTTGCAGCTCAATCCAGCATCTGAAACAAGAGATTTCCAGAATCTAAAGACAACATTATTCTGAGACCATAACATCGAATGTTTCCTTTATTGTTCCACTCTGTTGCATGGTTTTGAGTTCTCACAGCAGCATCATTATTGTTGAGGATTTGCGACCTTCTTAGAACGATTTATTGACGCCCACTACATCTAAAAGCCAAAGCAGTAGAAGTGCTTCCTCAGGCCGCGGAACAGGCGGCGCAGCAGCAGTTAGGCCGGCAAGTGCACGAGGCCTTGCCCGCCGCGGTGGCCCCGCCGCACGCGCACGGGTTGCATTTGCAGTGGTCGCCGCACGTGCACAGGGTATGCCGCACTTCCCCACCGCCGCCGGTCGAGCACCTGCACGCCGTTCCTCCACAGAAGCAGGGAAGAAGGAAACAGGAGAACGGAGTTACTACCCACTACATGCATGCCTAGTAGCGAGGAAGAGATAGGATTGAGAGAAGGAACTGCTGGGATCACCTGCAGGCGTTGCCGCCAGGGCAAGGGACGACGCAGCCGCACGCGTTGTTGCAACCCCTGTCCGCcatcgatctctctctctctctctctcctcgtcgAACACCTTTATAAGGTGTTGAAGTCGTCGAGAGGGACGAGGCGCGAGCACCGTGGCCACCACGTGACGCGTTCTCCGGCGTTACAGAGCGCGAGGAAAGGTGACGACGGCCACGCATCGGTGCATGCGTGCAACGTCGACGGAACACTTGACCACTCTCTACCCTACCACAGATGCTAccgaatcatatatatatatatatatatatatatatatatatatatatataggcttaGCTAAATTAATGGATGATATGGTTTGCTTCCTTTGGCTAATCCACTTGCTGTTTCCAGGAATGAGAGCGAGAGGTTTGTATTCGTGCCGTCTAATGATTTGGAGCTGCTAAGATCTCTGAAAGGCATCGCAGCGACAAATTCAAAGAGGGTTTATCACCTTTTTGGGCATCTTTCCAAGTAGCTCCATCATTAAAGCCACATGATCATGCAATGGTATCTCTACTGGTAATTGAGTCGATTATGACTTCTACTGTCGATCAATCGGAAGGATttgattcctcttctcttcctcatccGACTCCGACTCCGACTCCGCCTTCCTCCAGCCCGGGGGTGTTGGCGGCGATGGCAGCTCCGGGGCACCGAGGGAGTCGGTCACATTCGCCAAGGCGAAGTAACTGATCCGATTGGTGAACGTGGAGGCGCTCGAACAGAGGCCACTACCTTTGTCCGCGTCTTAGATGACGCCAATGTCGTCCTCTTGTTCGTAGACAAGGTCGCCCTCTTTCTCGATTTCTTGTTCCTTTTTCGTGAAAATTCCATCATATTATGCACCCTCCAACTCCAATTATAGTTATATTTGTTTAATCTTTTCGATGGAGTGAGAAAAAATTGAATGCCGATAGTTTGCATCAAATTGTTGTAGCCATTTTCCTTGTCGTTTCTTATAGTGAGACATGGTTTTCCCcacctgttaaaaaaaaaaaaagaatcctgTTGTGGTAGATCTTGAAGGAGTTTGAAGCTGATGGATTGCCGATTTCTCCATTGTAGATTTAGGTTTCTTTCTATCCTGCCTTGTTTAGATGACGAAGTAGGGAATTCCAAAAAGAACCGAATTATTTTTTTCAATCGTTTGCTTGTTGCTATCTCTTAACTTTATTCATATTAGTCCTCTGGGTTTAGAGTTCTGGTAGGTTGCTAATCAGAATCTTGTGAGATCAGCCAATGTAGAGCTGCTCAGGGCAAACCCTAGAAAGCAGATCTGAACTACTTCAAAAAAAGAAGCATAGAAATTTTATTGAGGATGAATCATTTCCTTACAATGAGAAGAAATATCTTTTTATAGGGTTATGCTTCGTTTTCTGCAAGTAAAATGATATGGAGTATTCTGGCAAATAAGTACTTAAAATTATAGATGAGTAAATCCTATATATTCTAGTAAAATGATTTGGCTAAGTAAATCTTGAAAATGCCTAAAATATGGGGATGAaatcttatataaaaataaacaaattatattacacaaaaataaattttatagatAATGCTAATGGATGTGTTGCATTAGACATCTCCACTTGGGGAGAACTTGTCCAGAGCTCACAGGTTAAATTTGTAGCCTTTTGTTCCATAAGAATAAATGCTTAAATAAGTTATCTAGTGCAATCTTTTCTTGAGTCGACAATTCATGAATTCCAGCCAAGGATGGTAGAACTTCATCATGAGTGGTTATCAGATTAGGCAAGCTTATTATTTAATGCCACTTGACATGGCACAAAAGGGATAATAAGATGCTGCTCATGACAAACAAAGCAGATCTAATTTACACTAAGAAAAGAatcattaaaaattttatgataggTACGATGGTTGCTAATCCTATTTTGTCATAAAATAGGTTGTCCAATCTATAAACATTAAAATAATTATAGATGTTTTGAATGAGACCAGCGAAATTGCTCGAGGGTGTCATTTCTCGAATGGATTGGTAGATATGGATAGACATGTACGAGTCTGATTGGTTTCTTGAACCTTGATGTGAAAGATTCACAAGACAATGATGAAGATCAAACCTATAAACATATGGTAGATATACTCACAAAACAAATGATTGACAAAATGACTCATGTGTATGATTTCACTCGAAGTTAAAAAGTCCTCTTTTCTTGAAACTTAAAGAAAGTAAatttttagattggttgataaAGTGATAAATTCCGTGAATACATAGAATTTCCTAGTTGCATGTAAGAAACTTTTATTTCACTAGTTGCGTGTCAGTGAGTGGAACCAAACTCAACTCTTGATGCACAAGGGTGAAGCCCTTGCTTGTTTACTTATTTCGTTGCTCGTTTCTTAGCTACGCACTGTTCTGTTTCTAACACTGATCTTATTTCCCGACCCTGCTGTTGTGCTATCTAGTGATTATCCAAAGTCCAAGTTAAGCCCCTGACATGCAAATCtagagattttcttttttttctattgTAACTTGATACAATTAATTGATTTTGTTAGAGACTGTACCATAACAAATTTGGATATTAAGGAAAACAAGTATCATAATTTGGAAGAAGTAATAAATTGCTTCAAGAAGAAATTAAAACAAATGAATTATCTAAACTATTTCTCTGGAGCGGAAGACTAGAAATTCAACTTGTAAACTTGGGTTATCTTGATGTGGATAAGTTTGAGGCAACATGCCTAGTGACATCAAATTAAAAGTATCTTTGAAATTTATTT
The DNA window shown above is from Musa acuminata AAA Group cultivar baxijiao chromosome BXJ2-4, Cavendish_Baxijiao_AAA, whole genome shotgun sequence and carries:
- the LOC103977141 gene encoding uncharacterized protein LOC103977141, producing the protein MVGILQFFDFGQGRSSHKLPLLSRRNDGLEAPRNSLEFPMEAYQSFQVAHEDIPYSHRYSNKDGVCQNGARMKELIDDEMSKRTKDRCNGPSVVARLMGMDALPSDIKPVIHAKEPNDMKKPRKELASISSNQQASLILKTMRQSNEFLPYQIEQDFDQHTKDHDMDKPQPREHPQEELLQKFKKEFEEWQASKAWERSVTLELGNDLRKEKHINTSPQEILNSFVDAKRNSFVKKTTEFKRHVPSARLDTHWEQEDLLSSEASVSKHSETGLTKDNFFGDNARSKSFAPKSDHEMVISTLPRRIVILRPDYEMNDNTEESCLCSPVMLQKGKNMHDFLEQVKERLIIEIEGKPSLETTTIWAQSEAFASERLSDCKQIVPKTVKGLSESFSIGNKTTLMQSRSTRSYRNEVQFSGRSSPEFIHQDSKKLMSERLKNVQKDDIDIMDPLISSGRLITSISSKEAEKFNSMQYLSKKSSKKVASWEEKKFLNESKSFRHDQEQAFDVGDESPRNLFRSFSAPVSRTAFGKLLLEDRNATAAVHICRKHEASENDLMEARKKTKDGLNIKNRVSSLKQNFTLKGKLFGKRIQLMDESSEDEFLFMKDTETSPFVINFGFEQENSTEVPPSPASVCSSPHDEICRPYYPSPVSPLEALFHEDHPSLPASGEPNSNIPESNLLEEVDYERSEEATDELKPAEDELPEIEGNAKAYIRDILITCGLFERNHFNQCLWEWDTPRKPIPILVFDEVEETYRRNDKLESRTTLICEGEDADFSHRILFSLLNEALLRVTQNSKPGSTVKKWFPGPGRVPQGDQLLDSLWHLIQVYINPPVDESHPLESIVAQEMNQTSWSGMLHEDVDIISVEIELLIVENLIDELVCSLS